ATTTTCTCTAAGTAGCCACGACAATGATAGTAATGCTAGATCTTTTGGCCTGCAAATGGTCGGCAAGTTCTAATCCATGTCAAATCTTGTTGTAGCTAAGATAGTGTAGAAATAATTCACAAGCATATATATCCATTCACAGATGGGAATTACGTAATAGGATAATATGTCATTTCATGATCAGATCACATGGTAAAACATTCATTTGGGATAAAGCAGTTAGGAATTGTACGTATGAAAAAGATATATACTAAATgatgtaatttaaattttaagagtaCAGTACTTGGTATTGATCATATCATGTACTCGATCCtaagggttttatttttttcaaaaaataaaataaataaataaaggaaaagttATTATGTGAGGGTAtatttaaacaaagaaaaatggcTCACCAGTAAAAGTGGTTAGTACAAGCTCATACTCCTGCCCAACCTTGACTTGGGAGAGTGGGACTGGTTCATCTTCAACCAAGTCATCAATCGCTGAAATGCAATCTTGCTTCCTTCTATAAAGTGGTATGAACTCGAAGTATGAAAAAGTTGGTATTACAGAGAATGTGACATTCTCTGGGGGTAAAGAGGGATCCACATTCACCCCAATCCAGCTCTCAGTTGACCCATAGTCAGCACTCACTAGTGGCAACTCTCCAGCATAATGCCTCAGTTTTGTCAAGTACGGTTGCATCGACCCCGTCATGATTGAATAAACATACTTGGCATTTGGCCAAAGCTTCGGAATCAGACCGGACCAATTCAAGTTCTGCAACTCCTCGCAACTCGCTTGGATTTTACATGCCAAACATGGGTTCGGGGTAATGATTTTCAAGACAGCTTCTCGAACTTTGGGTGAAGTGATTCTTGGGCTAAGACTGCCTTGTTTGATGTCGTTGCATATATCTTTCCAGTGCTCTTCGAATCCTCTAAATGCCTGCACTATACTGTAGGCAAAGGTGGACGTTATAAACTCTACTTCTTCAGAAAGGAAGAGGCCGAGGAGGAGATGGCAGTAGCTGGATTGCTTGTAATCTCCACTTGAAATTACTTCTTCTGGGCTGCAAGTGAATGATTGTGTCATTGTCTGTTTGATCTTGAACTCTTCGCTTGCGAAGTAATGTGTTGTGGCTGTTCCAACTGCTAACCCTCCCTTTGTTTTGAACTGTTTGCCGCTGTAAATGAACTCAAGGATCCTGCCTCCTTCCCTTATTGGataagccctagaattaaaacATATGCTTGAAAATAATACAAAGGCAAGTATAGGACTCATGATTATAATCAAGTTTGTGATCAAAGAAAATAGATTCAAATATTagggagggagagaaagagagactaGAGAGAGATGAAGCTAGACCTTGATCTGTAGGCTGCTGCCAGCCTAAAAATCTGAAGAGTGGTCTGGGCACTATGGCGGGTAAAAGGCACGAACTTTTGCTTCCCTTCGGTTGTTCCGGAACTATTAAAACCGTGACCATAAATAACATTAATTCCGTCAGGAAGTTGGGAACGCAGAATTATTTTTCACGAACTTCTttataaagtgaaaaaaaaaaaaacaaaagctagTGGCTATCACTCAAAGGGAAGTGATATAACTTTGAGATATGCCATAAAATCAACAGACTGGAACGAAAGCGAAGACCCAATTAGAGTCCATCATTTAAAATcgatatacatacataaaatatattctGATTCCTTTCCTCACTCGACAATCCTAAAAGAAaataggataaaaaaaaaaaaaagagagaaagaaatagaaggTACATATTTACCTTAAAGAGAGAGTGGTTATAGGTTGTTGAGTGAGTGAAGGACCAGTATCCCCATCTGCGATTCTCTGAATATAAGGCTCAAAATCTGCATGTGAGGCAAGAGGCACCACGGATGTGAAAAGTgattccaatgcacatgcatcCATGTCATGGATGTTGATATCTCCCAACCATTTTCTGAGATATTCCACACCATAGTTGAGCTCAAGAATCCGGCGAAGAGTTTGCGTTTGAACATGGCCGGCGTTCTCAGAGACACTCTCAAACCAGTCGATGATGTCATGGTCGTAATTGCCATTGCTCTTGTTACTGTTACTCACAGCTGTTTCCATAAGGGATTCGGGTGCTATCCGTACCCAGaaaatgcagaaaaaaaaagaagttagtGGGGGTGGGGGGGAACACACTGGCTGGCcaccgtctctctctctctctctctctctctgatataTGGAGGAAGAAGCGGGGAGCCCACAAATTGATCTATGCTTCTCTTGAGTAATGGTTATCCATCGAGAGAGCTTTGTCTCTCATCGAAATGCTCAACCAGAGCCTCTTAACCTTTTTTCAGAAGCCACTTGTGATGGTACGAAAGTTTATACACCAcaagaatataaatattttaaggaTAATGTTCCTTCTATCGGATCATGGACAGCTTtgtaaatcaattaaaattaattatgttacacacatacatacatatatatattcggAATGCAATACATTTTATTCGAGGGAGAAGATCATAGAATTATGAAGATTCTTCTTTGGAAAGATAAGTCGGGAAATTTGGCCCACAGGGACCAAAACCCACTGGCTTTGACAGCTTAGCATCAAGAAAAATCTTCCCTCCAATTTATGTGCATCAATTTTGATACTGatggttgttggttttattctacttttatctCATATATAATTCGAATTCTATCTGTCAGTCTCATTTCTATGGAACGGGAATGGCTAGCTAGTGCTTGGTTAGACACATacataatgttattataattgttattattctatgatccaatgatccaagatattttctcaattttgatATGTATGTTTGCTACCTTTTTGTTGAATAAGTTATAGGTATCTGCATAAACTGTTTTTATAAGGCTCAAGTTGCATATAATTAAGACAAGATAagacattttatattttaaaaattataaatatcttttagcataaaatatatattaagatttgaatATAAAATCACTCATGATTGGTAGTTCATTTGGTAGTTATTCAAttgaatcttattttttattcattattaacaACATTTTTTCCCAAAAGCTTCTCAAtctaaatatctttttattttcacagaCTTTTGATCTTAACCATTTCATTCTCAGATCCATGTAATTTCTATGGTCAGaacttcttaaaaataaataagcatTTCGTTAGGCAGTATTTAGTTATTAATTAACAACCATATAATCTGGTAGTACAACTGATGCAATCCTAGTTCCAAACTATGGTACTGCAACCTGGAACTAGCTATCATGATCAGTACTGCAAACTTGGAGCAACgatccataaaataaaatgaacttgGTTGATAAAGAATATTATGAGTgatttttaagaagaaaaaagatattatgagtaataaaaatggaaaaaaaaaatatatatattatgggtATGGAacatgatgaagatgatgaattGGGGAGTAGAGAACCAACAAGAGGCTTTCTTAAAAGAGAAATCCCTGGTTTACAAAAAGAAGCTCCCATTCTGATATGATCTGGTATAtagtatgttagattataaagccTTTTTTGTTGTAAACTAGATCCGATATATCACATTAAAGCACATAAACTTATAAGTGTATTTTTACAAAGTCTCTTTATAGATGTAGCACTTCTCTTTACAAAATATTTGCAATAACACAAAAATCTAAATGTGAgatttaatttagatttttgtaTTATTGCAAATATTTTGCAAAGAGAAGTGCTACATCTATTTCTTCTATTGTTAGTCATGGGTCTATTTCTTCTATTGTTTAAAAAATCCAAGCTCTCAAACAACAAGCAATAGAAGAAATGAGAGCTTGatgattttttaaacaataGAAGAAATAGACCCATGACTAACAGAGGATGGATGCAATGGGTATGACTTTCTAAAAACCATTAGCTTTGGGTGTCTTTTCCTTGATGGTGGCAATGGCCATG
This is a stretch of genomic DNA from Carya illinoinensis cultivar Pawnee chromosome 3, C.illinoinensisPawnee_v1, whole genome shotgun sequence. It encodes these proteins:
- the LOC122303945 gene encoding indole-3-acetic acid-amido synthetase GH3.10 isoform X2, whose translation is METAVSNSNKSNGNYDHDIIDWFESVSENAGHVQTQTLRRILELNYGVEYLRKWLGDINIHDMDACALESLFTSVVPLASHADFEPYIQRIADGDTGPSLTQQPITTLSLSSGTTEGKQKFVPFTRHSAQTTLQIFRLAAAYRSREGGRILEFIYSGKQFKTKGGLAVGTATTHYFASEEFKIKQTMTQSFTCSPEEVISSGDYKQSSYCHLLLGLFLSEEVEFITSTFAYSIVQAFRGFEEHWKDICNDIKQGSLSPRITSPKVREAVLKIITPNPCLACKIQASCEELQNLNWSGLIPKLWPNAKYVYSIMTGSMQPYLTKLRHYAGELPLVSADYGSTESWIGVNVDPSLPPENVTFSVIPTFSYFEFIPLYRRKQDCISAIDDLVEDEPVPLSQVKVGQEYELVLTTFTGLYRYRLGDVVEVAGFHRGTPKLSFICRRKLILTVNIDKNTEKDLQLVVERGSQLLSQAGAELVDFTSHANIAKQPGHYVIYWEIKGEVDERILGECCREMDASFVDYGYVVSRRTSSIGPLELCIVERGTFKKILDHFIGNGGAMSQFKTPRCTSNQGLLRILNLCTIKRFQSTAYD
- the LOC122303945 gene encoding indole-3-acetic acid-amido synthetase GH3.10 isoform X1; the protein is METAVSNSNKSNGNYDHDIIDWFESVSENAGHVQTQTLRRILELNYGVEYLRKWLGDINIHDMDACALESLFTSVVPLASHADFEPYIQRIADGDTGPSLTQQPITTLSLSSGTTEGKQKFVPFTRHSAQTTLQIFRLAAAYRSRAYPIREGGRILEFIYSGKQFKTKGGLAVGTATTHYFASEEFKIKQTMTQSFTCSPEEVISSGDYKQSSYCHLLLGLFLSEEVEFITSTFAYSIVQAFRGFEEHWKDICNDIKQGSLSPRITSPKVREAVLKIITPNPCLACKIQASCEELQNLNWSGLIPKLWPNAKYVYSIMTGSMQPYLTKLRHYAGELPLVSADYGSTESWIGVNVDPSLPPENVTFSVIPTFSYFEFIPLYRRKQDCISAIDDLVEDEPVPLSQVKVGQEYELVLTTFTGLYRYRLGDVVEVAGFHRGTPKLSFICRRKLILTVNIDKNTEKDLQLVVERGSQLLSQAGAELVDFTSHANIAKQPGHYVIYWEIKGEVDERILGECCREMDASFVDYGYVVSRRTSSIGPLELCIVERGTFKKILDHFIGNGGAMSQFKTPRCTSNQGLLRILNLCTIKRFQSTAYD